The window AAAAAGGACTAGACCGCTTGGAGAAGCAAATGAAGGTCTGCATTATATCTGCTCAGTCTTTGAATATGATGTCCTTGCCATTAACGAGTAATTTGAATCAAATCTCTGTTTTTAGGGAATTGATCCTGATGCACCTGAAGAGGACGAAGATAATGAGGTTGATGATGGCGATGGAGATCAAGAAGAGGTCGAGCTATTATGATTCAAATATTGTTGTAAAGTTTCATCATGGCCAGAAATATCATATGTAACATTGCTGTTACGGAATGTAAAATTTCACAATACATAACAGACgagaatttgaaaattccacatcagaaatttcaaaatataaaaatcttcGGAATATAAATCTTGTGATCTAATTATCCATCCATATTTATAGATTACTTGGTGGGCTTGGTAAGTGATCCAATGAGATTTGGATAGATATTCTGCTATTAAATTAGCCTAATATGATTAACTaatctattttaataaaatttcaaaattagaatttacatacacaacaacaacattttttttttagtatatatacCCGAGCAGGGTGGCGGCAATTGGTTTGAATGTTGTTccacttataaaaaaaaatatatcaatcaaTTATTAATCTCTTTAGAAGcataaataatgtacttaTGTTCATTATTAATCTTTCCATATGATATACGAGCGCGCAAACTATcgtatatatattcttaacCAACCCATGCATGCATTGTGACGGaagttttttacttttgtatatatacttaatgGAAATATATGAACAATGGAGCAAGGAAATCAGCAATTATTCAAACTATAGTTTCATAACTCATAGTGCAACTTCAATACAAAAAGGTTGAAGTATACACAGATTATTCATATAGGAGAACTGGAAGCATAAAAAGCTTCATACTCTCCCTACACACCTATCTACTAACTAGTATATATCCTAGTCGACTCATATACGACTATAATTAAGTATCCataaaaactagtactacATTTAACACCATggtatcaattaattaattattaaaccCACAATGCACCTGCCCTTTTGAGCATGGGCTTCAATGACCTCTTGAGGTGGAGACTCATGATTTCATTGGCACCGCCAACAAATTCACCACCTATGAACACCGCTGGCAAGGCCTGGTTTCCCCCCAGCCGCATCAGTGCTTGCTCGATCTCTTGGCCCCACGACATCTCGTCCAGCTCGTATATTGTAGGGTTCACACCAAAATCATAGAAGAGGGACTTGATGGTGTGGCTCATGCAACACTCCGTCTTGCTAAATATCACAATAGGCTTCTCCGACACCATTTTGTTCACTCTCTCCATTGATATTgcaaatcaaatattgattcaATATATGTCACCTTCCAAAAATGTGTTGTGATTTGTATGTATAGGAAACTTTGTTTTGATGTGATGAATATGTGGAGCATGGgagcatatatatattaggGGAAGGAAAGATTTGGGGTAGAATTGGAATATttgctttctctctcttttgttGGAGAACATTGGATTGGAGGGGTTgggaattaaatttttttgatatggGATATTTGATGATATCTTTTTTTGTGAGGGTCTAAAAATGAGAGTGATTGATGTGCCCTacttcataaataaaataaagtagtaaacGACGACGAATATTTGCATACGAAAGAACGTGTCCTTTGTACGGGTGACTTATACCACCATGCATGATTTAAATGttagtagtacttaattttttaaggaTTAGGATATGTCTTATGATAGCCACAATTTACTAAAAAGATATtcccataaaataattaaagtggcaAATTTCTATCAAATTGGGTGATGTAAGAATATTTCGTATTCTTGATTAGTCGATGTTatctgatattattattatccatCAAATCTACTTTATTCTAACCGTACATGATTTGACTTTTGCAATCTCGGAATAGAAGTGCAATTTATTCGACAAATCGCATTATTTCGTTATCTTATTTAGGTATAGTTGtctttgtgaattttttttatctaatcatattttagagagtatatatatttggtgGTCCAATAAAATTGTGTGGTGTATGTTTAGTAGATGCATCCAGTGAGCCggagaaagaaataaaagttgGATTTATCCAATTGGGAcctcttacttttctttttcttcttgctCCAAAACATATATTCCACCCACACACAAACAATGGTGAATAGGATCGAatataattctttttattggatatatattgtatttcGTGATCGTTTATATAAGACGAATTTTAAACCTTTTAATTCTATCTGCCAATCGAAGTTTGTGATGTGGTATTTGGCAATTGgcattaataataaaaaaataatatgatgttaattttttaataatacgTTTAAAGAATGTTCAAAAATCACATCGAATTTATGATTAAGTATCACGATTAGTGTTATAATTTAAGCGTTTTAAACCTAACAGATAGAACATGTGTTCCATTACAATTTGCAATTAATTGATAATCTCATGTGTAATTAAGAACTTGAAAAACTTCTCTcgatcattaattatttagtttttggtAGCGTAACTAACATAGTACGataaaactacaaaaataatctcttaGTTGGGTGAGTAAATTCTTATATAGTCCCACAGCAACATTAGGGTTAGCATTTTTAGCCTAAGAATAACATGAAAATTCTCCTGAATTGAGCAATTAGGTTTATAATCTCTTAACAACTTTAAACACTTAATcctaacaaaattaaaaatagtaggagtactcTACATatatgacatatttttatcattcatGTGGGCACAAAAATATAGAAGCATTTTTTGTGCGAaggtatatataaaaaaagcaGCATTCAACTTTCGCAGCAGCTTTTCGTCACACATTCGAATCtattaaaaagaagaagaaagaaaagccGACGTTTAGAATGTGTGTGTATGCTTGACAGCCGTCCAAGCTTGTATGTACACCAAGTAATCGTCACACGAGATTCTCTATATCATGACCTTAACTATAGTAATGAAGTAGTATAGAAGAGACAACAACACAATGAGGAATCGTCAAATGCTGGATTCTAGAGTATAACTTAAAGCTGCAAGAGCAAGTGTCCATATGTAAGTGGCCCTAAAATGCCCCAAAGGACAAGAGACATCTTACATAACACATTTGTGTGTCTGTGTGAAGCAGATGCCATTTATAGGTACAACTTATACATGTATACATAATACAcgtgtgtgtatgtgtttgCATAATGTAAAACTTGTGCAGGTTTAGAGACGAGTTCGGTTTTGAGCATCCCATACATGTACTCTAATTACCACCTTTTTTATTTGGCAAAACACATCAAATGATCcctaaattttgatttgtttgtttcatTGGGTTcttatatacaattttttattttaataaaccCTTATacatttagtttttatttcaatatccttgtattattatttttgttttgttttgtttttattttgttaaatccttatttaatggatttcattaaaattttaaattatttaagtaaTAGCAATATTAATAAACtgttaatttataataaaaagtattttgccaaaaaaaactTGAACTTGACTATTTAAACTAGaggtataaataaaaattatatctgCGTTATAAGAATTAAACTAgagcaaattaaaattagacgTGGGCATAAGATAGACAAATTCTTGAGGTGGTTCTGATTGCGAATAAAGAGGTATGGTGGGCTAAGAGGACTAAGCAAAAGGCCGTGATCCTTATGCTCAATTTTTAGAAAGTCTACGACACGGCTCGGTAGGACTTCTTGGAGGAGATTATGTTAGGCATGGGGTTTGGAAATAGGCGGACAAATTGGGTTATGGAGTGTGTGAAAACGGTTATACCTTTCTGCTAGCAGAAGGACTACGTCAAGGACACCCGTTGTCatattttctgtttctttTGGTGGCTGAAATATTAAGCTTTAATAGAATTGTTTGTTGAGGTAGGGAGCTTGGGGTATTCGTAGAGTTCAAAGCTGGGAAGGACCGAGCCCCAGTCACGCATCTTCAGTATGCTGATGATACAATCATCTTTGCCCCGGCTGATATCAGGATTCTGGATgcctataattttttttctcgatATTTCGCTTTGCTTATAGGATTGAAGATAAACTACAAGAAATCTATCATCAAACCGATGGAGtatggatattaaatagatgtgttattttataatggcCGAGTTAAAGAttccattataaaaaaatataggaacttgcaaatttttaaaaaaaattgtaaaaaaaatctaattaaccataaatttaaaacagaAGGACCTATATATGTATCTATTTTCCCTTTCTATTTTGTATACTAATTATGTGAAAGCAACAAATATGCTTATTTGCTATGGTTGCATCCTGTGCCAAGAGGATTGCACGATCGAGGTTTGAGCATTTGTAACGCTCCacttttcgaaccctaattttaaaccataaaatttttgcattaaatgcttttaatgctatgaagtATGcggattaaatgatgagtgaattaattgcatgatttttttgtgacctaattgcaatttggagttgagattgatttgaaaagtcaaatctGTTGAGTATATGACATGACTGTTGAATAGTTAATATTGTTGAAAATGTGACGTGGTCGTGGAATGGTCAATGTCGTTGAAAATGTGACGTGGAGGTGGAATAATCAAAATGGTTGAAATTTGCGACATGattgtgtgaatattttgatgcggggtgaaatatattgtggtgaatt is drawn from Salvia hispanica cultivar TCC Black 2014 chromosome 6, UniMelb_Shisp_WGS_1.0, whole genome shotgun sequence and contains these coding sequences:
- the LOC125196877 gene encoding monothiol glutaredoxin-S5-like, with protein sequence MERVNKMVSEKPIVIFSKTECCMSHTIKSLFYDFGVNPTIYELDEMSWGQEIEQALMRLGGNQALPAVFIGGEFVGGANEIMSLHLKRSLKPMLKRAGALWV